In Paroedura picta isolate Pp20150507F chromosome 6, Ppicta_v3.0, whole genome shotgun sequence, one genomic interval encodes:
- the DDIAS gene encoding DNA damage-induced apoptosis suppressor protein isoform X1: protein MNGRRRFLTASVISVQNSNFVYPSCQNCFSRLRLDLERYSCQKCGCSGEAREANYRYRLSLEVADAHGVFPVTVFGSCLEAFFGATARSLQRYIEDSNPDTGEAAREASPSVVVQAVETCFIGKKFIFGVKDSEKQNGTGHLQDNSRVGHCPKALTACQMFTPNPGLVGCTVFRYLRDHRCSASPKGSHGGSPESLFAALDLPSSELSGLPDSGDRDAVPSTHTHCLSSLWPQSFGLTSSSISGGTAADPETLELSRSACDDQKGDDSPVPLPHHSQSINNSQDANLTASNRNVQDNDEFGLCPTWHNSIFVTKDTQSHSSGRDDDRALPNALEVGRKDCPGTISIPPSRGEEKSQSPWQGYSFDPFVSCAGHSRDGQSSRGDQRGWEELPSSESLDEFIARMENGDPMVSPAETRAWECFLSKGAGEIHGLVNQSPPQLDATSTTGPAHEKPQEVAEKADASREPMLSCHQSDQRSLSGKEHPQAASFRPLSARRKDRWEHLSDHRQVLLLQLSPPGIKPSHLKVSRLSSKERVNRDSDGQGSHPAPSSLKAARHCLRSPTQLNRECENDVAGWKTEGSSCCEPKQAAGQESEKAREGQPLPEVHGNHCKGGEISSLLQDSSPCPQGCYNASADLFDVSTAGAEIIMGTFSAQGSVLTAKLPALGCQPRELEASWNTSQNGLSLLDLFAASDPKASTPVACSALELECNPASSRDFVPSSQSTPRVQPCQQARLPLDAKGKRPRPTFRGPFIKQLVSQFLQSRRTSGGSSTARNASRTRDFCINGSPTQVLSENGGAEWIPPSEKKHRQPLLIQNQNRFRSRTSWGTTEKIPASGSGTRWEIPRGTIGLTRTEFSPQNQQPPEVSGNAADPLQVAVASPGLCPFSGGGRPNLSSTPRSTPGPVNWSLELFGDNSQLLPTEAAL, encoded by the exons ATGAATGGCAGGAGACGCTTCCTTACTGCCTCTGTGATTTCCGTCCAGAACTCCAACTTTGTGTATCCGTCGTGCCAAAACTGCTTTTCCAGGTTGCGCCTAGATTTGGAGAG GTACAGCTGCCAGAAATGTGGCTGCTCGGGCGAGGCCAGAGAAGCAAACTACAGGTATCGGCTCTCCCTCGAAGTTGCCGATGCTCACGGGGTGTTTCCGGTGACTGTGTTTGGCAGCTGCTTGGAAGCGTTCTTTGGAGCCACGGCAAGGAGCCTGCAGAG GTACATTGAGGACTCAAACCCGGACACGGGAGAAGCAGCCAGGGAAGCATCACCAAGCGTGGTCGTTCAGGCCGTTGAAACCTGTTTTATTGGGAAGAAATTTATCTTTggagtgaag GATTCTGAAAAGCAAAATGGCACCGGCCACTTACAGGACAACTCTCGCGTCGGCCACTGCCCGAAAGCTCTCACGGCCTGTCAGATGTTCACCCCTAATCCCGGGCTTGTGGGCTGCACCGTTTTCCGTTACCTCCGTGACCACCGATGCTCTGCTAGTCCCAAAGGCAGTCACGGAGGGTCTCCTGAAAGCCTCTTTGCAGCACTCGATCTGCCAAGCAGTGAGCTTAGCGGCCTGCCTGACTCTGGGGACCGGGACGCGGTTCCCTCCACTCATACACATTGTCTTTCAAGCCTCTGGCCCCAGTCATTTGGACTGACTTCCTCATCCATTTCTGGGGGAACGGCTGCAGATCCTGAAACTTTGGAGTTGAGTAGATCCGCCTGCGATGATCAGAAAGGGGACGACAGTCCTGTTCCTCTGCCACACCACAGCCAGTCTATCAACAACTCCCAGGACGCGAACCTGACTGCAAGCAACAGGAACGTACAGGACAATGATGAATTTGGCTTGTGTCCTACTTGGCATAACAGCATTTTTGTAACAAAGGACACACAGAGCCATTCCTCAGGAAGAGACGATGACAGAGCATTGCCGAATGCATTGGAAGTAGGGAGGAAAGACTGTCCCGGCACAATTAGCATCCCACCGAGTCGTGGCGAGGAAAAATCACAGAGCCCTTGGCAAGGTTATTCATTCGATCCGTTCGTCTCGTGTGCCGGCCATTCTAGAGACGGTCAAAGCTCGCGAGGTGATCAGCGGGGCTGGGAGGAACTGCCCTCTTCGGAGAGCCTCGATGAATTCATTGCCAGAATGGAGAACGGCGACCCGATGGTGTCACCGGCAGAAACGAGAGCTTGGGAATGCTTCCTGAGCAAAGGAGCTGGTGAAATCCATGGACTCGTCAACCAGTCGCCCCCTCAGCTAGATGCTACCTCCACCACTGGCCCAGCGCATGAGAAGCCGCAGGAGGTAGCTGAGAAGGCTGATGCGTCCAGAGAACCAATGCTGTCTTGTCACCAGTCTGACCAGCGGTCCCTAAGTGGCAAAGAACATCCCCAGGCGGCCTCTTTCAGACCTTTGTCTGCTCGCAGAAAGGACAGATGGGAACATCTGTCCGACCACCGTCAGGTCCTCTTGCTTCAGCTTTCTCCACCTGGAATCAAGCCTTCCCACTTAAAGGTCAGTCGCCTGTCGTCCAAGGAAAGAGTCAACCGAGACAGCGATGGTCAGGGGAGTCACCCGGCCCCTTCCTCTTTAAAGGCTGCCAGGCACTGCCTCAGAAGCCCCACTCAGTTAAATCGTGAGTGTGAGAACGACGTAGCTGGCTGGAAAACAGAAGGAAGTTCTTGCTGTGAGCCGAAGCAAGCAGCAGGCCAAGAATCTGAGAAAGCCCGCGAAGGTCAGCCACTCCCAGAGGTACATGGCAATCACTGCAAAGGAGGTGAGATCAGCAGTTTGCTACAAGACTCTTCCCCTTGCCCCCAGGGCTGCTACAACGCTTCAGCCGATCTCTTTGACGTTAGCACGGCAGGGGCGGAAATTATCATGGGGACGTTCTCAGCACAGGGAAGTGTATTGACTGCTAAGCTCCCAGCCCTTGGGTGCCAGCCAAGGGAATTGGAGGCCAGCTGGAATACTTCTCAGAATGGGTTATCCTTACTCGATTTGTTTGCTGCTTCTGACCCAAAAGCAAGCACCCCGGTGGCCTGCTCGGCACTTGAGCTGGAATGCAACCCTGCAAGCAGCCGGGACTTTGTGCCTTCTTCCCAGTCCACTCCTCGCGTGCAGCCCTGCCAGCAGGCAAGACTCCCTCTCGATGCCAAAGGGAAGAGGCCCAGGCCCACCTTCAGAGGCCCATTCATAAAGCAGCTCGTCAGCCAGTTCCTGCAGTCCAGAAGGACAAGCGGCGGGAGCTCCACCGCTAGGAATGCTTCAAGGACTCGGGATTTCTGCATCAACGGAAGCCCAACACAGGTGCTGTCTGAAAACGGTGGGGCAGAATGGATTCCTCCATCTGAGAAAAAACACAGGCAGCCACTTCTTATCCAGAATCAAAACCGGTTTAGGTCAAGGACGAGCTGGGGCACCACGGAGAAGATTCCTGCTTCTGGAAGCGGAACGAGATGGGAGATTCCAAGAGGTACCATTGGGTTGACGAGAACAGAGTTCTCGCCTCAAAACCAGCAGCCCCCAGAGGTGAGTGGAAATGCGGCCGACCCTTTGCAGGTAGCAGTGGCATCCCCCGGATTGTGCCCCTTCTCGGGCGGCGGCAGGCCGAACCTGTCTTCCACGCCTCGCTCCACACCTGGCCCAGTGAACTGGTCTCTCGAACTGTTTGGAGACAACAGCCAGCTCCTCCCCACGGAAGCCGCTTTATGA
- the DDIAS gene encoding DNA damage-induced apoptosis suppressor protein isoform X3, whose protein sequence is MFTPNPGLVGCTVFRYLRDHRCSASPKGSHGGSPESLFAALDLPSSELSGLPDSGDRDAVPSTHTHCLSSLWPQSFGLTSSSISGGTAADPETLELSRSACDDQKGDDSPVPLPHHSQSINNSQDANLTASNRNVQDNDEFGLCPTWHNSIFVTKDTQSHSSGRDDDRALPNALEVGRKDCPGTISIPPSRGEEKSQSPWQGYSFDPFVSCAGHSRDGQSSRGDQRGWEELPSSESLDEFIARMENGDPMVSPAETRAWECFLSKGAGEIHGLVNQSPPQLDATSTTGPAHEKPQEVAEKADASREPMLSCHQSDQRSLSGKEHPQAASFRPLSARRKDRWEHLSDHRQVLLLQLSPPGIKPSHLKVSRLSSKERVNRDSDGQGSHPAPSSLKAARHCLRSPTQLNRECENDVAGWKTEGSSCCEPKQAAGQESEKAREGQPLPEVHGNHCKGGEISSLLQDSSPCPQGCYNASADLFDVSTAGAEIIMGTFSAQGSVLTAKLPALGCQPRELEASWNTSQNGLSLLDLFAASDPKASTPVACSALELECNPASSRDFVPSSQSTPRVQPCQQARLPLDAKGKRPRPTFRGPFIKQLVSQFLQSRRTSGGSSTARNASRTRDFCINGSPTQVLSENGGAEWIPPSEKKHRQPLLIQNQNRFRSRTSWGTTEKIPASGSGTRWEIPRGTIGLTRTEFSPQNQQPPEVSGNAADPLQVAVASPGLCPFSGGGRPNLSSTPRSTPGPVNWSLELFGDNSQLLPTEAAL, encoded by the coding sequence ATGTTCACCCCTAATCCCGGGCTTGTGGGCTGCACCGTTTTCCGTTACCTCCGTGACCACCGATGCTCTGCTAGTCCCAAAGGCAGTCACGGAGGGTCTCCTGAAAGCCTCTTTGCAGCACTCGATCTGCCAAGCAGTGAGCTTAGCGGCCTGCCTGACTCTGGGGACCGGGACGCGGTTCCCTCCACTCATACACATTGTCTTTCAAGCCTCTGGCCCCAGTCATTTGGACTGACTTCCTCATCCATTTCTGGGGGAACGGCTGCAGATCCTGAAACTTTGGAGTTGAGTAGATCCGCCTGCGATGATCAGAAAGGGGACGACAGTCCTGTTCCTCTGCCACACCACAGCCAGTCTATCAACAACTCCCAGGACGCGAACCTGACTGCAAGCAACAGGAACGTACAGGACAATGATGAATTTGGCTTGTGTCCTACTTGGCATAACAGCATTTTTGTAACAAAGGACACACAGAGCCATTCCTCAGGAAGAGACGATGACAGAGCATTGCCGAATGCATTGGAAGTAGGGAGGAAAGACTGTCCCGGCACAATTAGCATCCCACCGAGTCGTGGCGAGGAAAAATCACAGAGCCCTTGGCAAGGTTATTCATTCGATCCGTTCGTCTCGTGTGCCGGCCATTCTAGAGACGGTCAAAGCTCGCGAGGTGATCAGCGGGGCTGGGAGGAACTGCCCTCTTCGGAGAGCCTCGATGAATTCATTGCCAGAATGGAGAACGGCGACCCGATGGTGTCACCGGCAGAAACGAGAGCTTGGGAATGCTTCCTGAGCAAAGGAGCTGGTGAAATCCATGGACTCGTCAACCAGTCGCCCCCTCAGCTAGATGCTACCTCCACCACTGGCCCAGCGCATGAGAAGCCGCAGGAGGTAGCTGAGAAGGCTGATGCGTCCAGAGAACCAATGCTGTCTTGTCACCAGTCTGACCAGCGGTCCCTAAGTGGCAAAGAACATCCCCAGGCGGCCTCTTTCAGACCTTTGTCTGCTCGCAGAAAGGACAGATGGGAACATCTGTCCGACCACCGTCAGGTCCTCTTGCTTCAGCTTTCTCCACCTGGAATCAAGCCTTCCCACTTAAAGGTCAGTCGCCTGTCGTCCAAGGAAAGAGTCAACCGAGACAGCGATGGTCAGGGGAGTCACCCGGCCCCTTCCTCTTTAAAGGCTGCCAGGCACTGCCTCAGAAGCCCCACTCAGTTAAATCGTGAGTGTGAGAACGACGTAGCTGGCTGGAAAACAGAAGGAAGTTCTTGCTGTGAGCCGAAGCAAGCAGCAGGCCAAGAATCTGAGAAAGCCCGCGAAGGTCAGCCACTCCCAGAGGTACATGGCAATCACTGCAAAGGAGGTGAGATCAGCAGTTTGCTACAAGACTCTTCCCCTTGCCCCCAGGGCTGCTACAACGCTTCAGCCGATCTCTTTGACGTTAGCACGGCAGGGGCGGAAATTATCATGGGGACGTTCTCAGCACAGGGAAGTGTATTGACTGCTAAGCTCCCAGCCCTTGGGTGCCAGCCAAGGGAATTGGAGGCCAGCTGGAATACTTCTCAGAATGGGTTATCCTTACTCGATTTGTTTGCTGCTTCTGACCCAAAAGCAAGCACCCCGGTGGCCTGCTCGGCACTTGAGCTGGAATGCAACCCTGCAAGCAGCCGGGACTTTGTGCCTTCTTCCCAGTCCACTCCTCGCGTGCAGCCCTGCCAGCAGGCAAGACTCCCTCTCGATGCCAAAGGGAAGAGGCCCAGGCCCACCTTCAGAGGCCCATTCATAAAGCAGCTCGTCAGCCAGTTCCTGCAGTCCAGAAGGACAAGCGGCGGGAGCTCCACCGCTAGGAATGCTTCAAGGACTCGGGATTTCTGCATCAACGGAAGCCCAACACAGGTGCTGTCTGAAAACGGTGGGGCAGAATGGATTCCTCCATCTGAGAAAAAACACAGGCAGCCACTTCTTATCCAGAATCAAAACCGGTTTAGGTCAAGGACGAGCTGGGGCACCACGGAGAAGATTCCTGCTTCTGGAAGCGGAACGAGATGGGAGATTCCAAGAGGTACCATTGGGTTGACGAGAACAGAGTTCTCGCCTCAAAACCAGCAGCCCCCAGAGGTGAGTGGAAATGCGGCCGACCCTTTGCAGGTAGCAGTGGCATCCCCCGGATTGTGCCCCTTCTCGGGCGGCGGCAGGCCGAACCTGTCTTCCACGCCTCGCTCCACACCTGGCCCAGTGAACTGGTCTCTCGAACTGTTTGGAGACAACAGCCAGCTCCTCCCCACGGAAGCCGCTTTATGA
- the RAB30 gene encoding ras-related protein Rab-30 produces MSMEDYDFLFKIVLIGNAGVGKTCLVRRFTQGLFPPGQGATIGVDFMIKTVEINGEKVKLQIWDTAGQERFRSITQSYYRSANALILTYDITCEESFRCLPEWLKEIEQYASNKVVTVLVGNKIDLADKREVSQQRAEEFSEAQDMYYLETSAKESDNVEKLFLDLACRLISEARQNTLVNSVESPLPGEGKSISYLTCCNFN; encoded by the exons ATGAGTATGGAAGATTATGACTTCCTCTTCAAGATAGTTTTAATCGGGAACGCCGGTGTGGGGAAGACCTGCTTGGTGAGGCGCTTCACTCAG GGGCTTTTCCCACCGGGCCAAGGAGCCACCATTGGGGTTGACTTTATGATTAAGACGGTGGAGATCAATGGTGAAAAAGTGAAG CTGCAGATCTGGGACACGGCTGGCCAGGAGAGATTCCGGTCGATCACGCAGAGCTACTACCGCAGTGCCAATGCGTTGATCCTGACCTACGACATCACCTGCGAAGAGTCGTTCCGATGCCTCCCGGAGTGGCTGAAGGAGATCGAGCAGTACGCCAGCAATAAGGTCGTCACCGTCCTAGTGG GCAATAAGATTGACCTGGCCGACAAAAGAGAAGTCTCCCAGCAGAGGGCGGAAGAGTTTTCCGAAGCCCAAGACATGTACTACCTGGAGACCTCGGCTAAAGAGTCGGATAACGTGGAGAAACTCTTTCTGGACTTGGCTTGCCGGCTGATCAGCGAAGCGCGGCAGAACACGCTGGTGAACAGTGTGGAATCCCCTTTGCCCGGCGAAGGGAAGAGCATCAGCTATTTGACTTGCTGTAATTTCAACTGA
- the DDIAS gene encoding DNA damage-induced apoptosis suppressor protein isoform X2, producing the protein MGNNIPGVGAHVHSLMFLSCSSQRIMNITSFCFERYIEDSNPDTGEAAREASPSVVVQAVETCFIGKKFIFGVKDSEKQNGTGHLQDNSRVGHCPKALTACQMFTPNPGLVGCTVFRYLRDHRCSASPKGSHGGSPESLFAALDLPSSELSGLPDSGDRDAVPSTHTHCLSSLWPQSFGLTSSSISGGTAADPETLELSRSACDDQKGDDSPVPLPHHSQSINNSQDANLTASNRNVQDNDEFGLCPTWHNSIFVTKDTQSHSSGRDDDRALPNALEVGRKDCPGTISIPPSRGEEKSQSPWQGYSFDPFVSCAGHSRDGQSSRGDQRGWEELPSSESLDEFIARMENGDPMVSPAETRAWECFLSKGAGEIHGLVNQSPPQLDATSTTGPAHEKPQEVAEKADASREPMLSCHQSDQRSLSGKEHPQAASFRPLSARRKDRWEHLSDHRQVLLLQLSPPGIKPSHLKVSRLSSKERVNRDSDGQGSHPAPSSLKAARHCLRSPTQLNRECENDVAGWKTEGSSCCEPKQAAGQESEKAREGQPLPEVHGNHCKGGEISSLLQDSSPCPQGCYNASADLFDVSTAGAEIIMGTFSAQGSVLTAKLPALGCQPRELEASWNTSQNGLSLLDLFAASDPKASTPVACSALELECNPASSRDFVPSSQSTPRVQPCQQARLPLDAKGKRPRPTFRGPFIKQLVSQFLQSRRTSGGSSTARNASRTRDFCINGSPTQVLSENGGAEWIPPSEKKHRQPLLIQNQNRFRSRTSWGTTEKIPASGSGTRWEIPRGTIGLTRTEFSPQNQQPPEVSGNAADPLQVAVASPGLCPFSGGGRPNLSSTPRSTPGPVNWSLELFGDNSQLLPTEAAL; encoded by the exons ATGGGAAATAACATTCCAGGTGTTGGAGCTCACGTTCATTCGCTAATGTTCCTTTCGTGCTCATCCCAGCGCATAATGAACA TAACATCTTTTTGTTTTGAAAGGTACATTGAGGACTCAAACCCGGACACGGGAGAAGCAGCCAGGGAAGCATCACCAAGCGTGGTCGTTCAGGCCGTTGAAACCTGTTTTATTGGGAAGAAATTTATCTTTggagtgaag GATTCTGAAAAGCAAAATGGCACCGGCCACTTACAGGACAACTCTCGCGTCGGCCACTGCCCGAAAGCTCTCACGGCCTGTCAGATGTTCACCCCTAATCCCGGGCTTGTGGGCTGCACCGTTTTCCGTTACCTCCGTGACCACCGATGCTCTGCTAGTCCCAAAGGCAGTCACGGAGGGTCTCCTGAAAGCCTCTTTGCAGCACTCGATCTGCCAAGCAGTGAGCTTAGCGGCCTGCCTGACTCTGGGGACCGGGACGCGGTTCCCTCCACTCATACACATTGTCTTTCAAGCCTCTGGCCCCAGTCATTTGGACTGACTTCCTCATCCATTTCTGGGGGAACGGCTGCAGATCCTGAAACTTTGGAGTTGAGTAGATCCGCCTGCGATGATCAGAAAGGGGACGACAGTCCTGTTCCTCTGCCACACCACAGCCAGTCTATCAACAACTCCCAGGACGCGAACCTGACTGCAAGCAACAGGAACGTACAGGACAATGATGAATTTGGCTTGTGTCCTACTTGGCATAACAGCATTTTTGTAACAAAGGACACACAGAGCCATTCCTCAGGAAGAGACGATGACAGAGCATTGCCGAATGCATTGGAAGTAGGGAGGAAAGACTGTCCCGGCACAATTAGCATCCCACCGAGTCGTGGCGAGGAAAAATCACAGAGCCCTTGGCAAGGTTATTCATTCGATCCGTTCGTCTCGTGTGCCGGCCATTCTAGAGACGGTCAAAGCTCGCGAGGTGATCAGCGGGGCTGGGAGGAACTGCCCTCTTCGGAGAGCCTCGATGAATTCATTGCCAGAATGGAGAACGGCGACCCGATGGTGTCACCGGCAGAAACGAGAGCTTGGGAATGCTTCCTGAGCAAAGGAGCTGGTGAAATCCATGGACTCGTCAACCAGTCGCCCCCTCAGCTAGATGCTACCTCCACCACTGGCCCAGCGCATGAGAAGCCGCAGGAGGTAGCTGAGAAGGCTGATGCGTCCAGAGAACCAATGCTGTCTTGTCACCAGTCTGACCAGCGGTCCCTAAGTGGCAAAGAACATCCCCAGGCGGCCTCTTTCAGACCTTTGTCTGCTCGCAGAAAGGACAGATGGGAACATCTGTCCGACCACCGTCAGGTCCTCTTGCTTCAGCTTTCTCCACCTGGAATCAAGCCTTCCCACTTAAAGGTCAGTCGCCTGTCGTCCAAGGAAAGAGTCAACCGAGACAGCGATGGTCAGGGGAGTCACCCGGCCCCTTCCTCTTTAAAGGCTGCCAGGCACTGCCTCAGAAGCCCCACTCAGTTAAATCGTGAGTGTGAGAACGACGTAGCTGGCTGGAAAACAGAAGGAAGTTCTTGCTGTGAGCCGAAGCAAGCAGCAGGCCAAGAATCTGAGAAAGCCCGCGAAGGTCAGCCACTCCCAGAGGTACATGGCAATCACTGCAAAGGAGGTGAGATCAGCAGTTTGCTACAAGACTCTTCCCCTTGCCCCCAGGGCTGCTACAACGCTTCAGCCGATCTCTTTGACGTTAGCACGGCAGGGGCGGAAATTATCATGGGGACGTTCTCAGCACAGGGAAGTGTATTGACTGCTAAGCTCCCAGCCCTTGGGTGCCAGCCAAGGGAATTGGAGGCCAGCTGGAATACTTCTCAGAATGGGTTATCCTTACTCGATTTGTTTGCTGCTTCTGACCCAAAAGCAAGCACCCCGGTGGCCTGCTCGGCACTTGAGCTGGAATGCAACCCTGCAAGCAGCCGGGACTTTGTGCCTTCTTCCCAGTCCACTCCTCGCGTGCAGCCCTGCCAGCAGGCAAGACTCCCTCTCGATGCCAAAGGGAAGAGGCCCAGGCCCACCTTCAGAGGCCCATTCATAAAGCAGCTCGTCAGCCAGTTCCTGCAGTCCAGAAGGACAAGCGGCGGGAGCTCCACCGCTAGGAATGCTTCAAGGACTCGGGATTTCTGCATCAACGGAAGCCCAACACAGGTGCTGTCTGAAAACGGTGGGGCAGAATGGATTCCTCCATCTGAGAAAAAACACAGGCAGCCACTTCTTATCCAGAATCAAAACCGGTTTAGGTCAAGGACGAGCTGGGGCACCACGGAGAAGATTCCTGCTTCTGGAAGCGGAACGAGATGGGAGATTCCAAGAGGTACCATTGGGTTGACGAGAACAGAGTTCTCGCCTCAAAACCAGCAGCCCCCAGAGGTGAGTGGAAATGCGGCCGACCCTTTGCAGGTAGCAGTGGCATCCCCCGGATTGTGCCCCTTCTCGGGCGGCGGCAGGCCGAACCTGTCTTCCACGCCTCGCTCCACACCTGGCCCAGTGAACTGGTCTCTCGAACTGTTTGGAGACAACAGCCAGCTCCTCCCCACGGAAGCCGCTTTATGA